From a region of the Zingiber officinale cultivar Zhangliang chromosome 4B, Zo_v1.1, whole genome shotgun sequence genome:
- the LOC121976681 gene encoding RHOMBOID-like protein 12, mitochondrial, with amino-acid sequence MRRNHFGKFLALCFSKRCNSSPIASSPFHGCSIPHSYRASPFPRSPRPDADPPIASAFAPGGLRLFSQPPKAVPFCASTLVGLKGLVVEGACALKISFQRRSGFDPKRLLSLPQQFLWKRFMPVGHGDEVVYGLLGANVAVFLLWRIVDPSFMGKHFMISLDNFKSGRLHTLITSAFSHSDFHHLLTNMIGLYFFGPSIVSLFGPEFLLKLYLGGALGGSVFYLAHKAFMVPSSKGYRGWDESRIPGLGASAAVNAIILLHVFLFPKNIYYVNLIIPVPAALLGAFLIGSDLWRIKKGEEHISGAAHLGGAVVAALVFARIKRWI; translated from the exons ATGCGGAGGAATCATTTCGGCAAGTTTCTCGCGCTCTGCTTCTCCAAGCGATGCAACTCATCCCCCATTGCCTCCTCCCCTTTCCATGGCTGCTCCATTCCTCACTCCTACCGAGCTTCTCCTTTCCCGCGTTCGCCGCGTCCCGACGCCGACCCGCCGATCGCTTCCGCCTTCGCCCCTGGCGGCCTCCGTCTTTTCTCGCAGCCACCGAAGGCGGTCCCTTTCTGTGCGTCGACTCTCGTTGGCCTCAAGGGTCTCGTCGTAGAGGGTGCCTGTGCGCTCAAGATCTCCTTCCAGAGGCGGTCCGGGTTTGATCCCAAGcgtctcctctccttgccgcagCAGTTTCTCTG GAAAAGATTTATGCCTGTTGGCCATGGAGACGAAGTTGTTTATGGCCTTCTTGGAGCTAATGTTGCTGTTTTTTTGTtatggaggattgttgatccttCATTCATGGGGAAGCATTTTATG ATTTCTCTTGATAACTTCAAAAGCGGTCGCTTGCACACGTTGATTACTAGTGCATTCAGTCATTCTGATTTCCACCACCTCCTGACTAATATGATTGGTCTTTACTTCTTTGGCCCAAGT ATTGTCAGCCTATTTGGTCCTGAATTTTTGCTGAAGTTATACTTAGGAGGTGCATTAGGTGGATCAGTTTTTTACTTAGCACACAAGGCATTCATGGTGCCATCTTCGAAG GGTTATCGAGGATGGGATGAATCAAGAATTCCAGGACTG GGTGCAAGTGCTGCTGTAAATGCtataattcttcttcatgtgtTTCTCTTccctaaaaatatttattatgtaAATCTCATTATACCTGTTCCTGCAGCACTGTTG GGAGCATTCTTGATTGGAAGCGACCTATGGAGGATCAAGAAG GGAGAGGAACACATTTCAGGCGCTGCTCATTTGGGGGGTGCCGTGGTGGCTGCGTTGGTATTTGCTAGAATTAAGCGCTGGATTTGA